A region of Bradyrhizobium sp. SZCCHNS1050 DNA encodes the following proteins:
- a CDS encoding YiiX/YebB-like N1pC/P60 family cysteine hydrolase, whose protein sequence is MGIVLDQIGKLIAAYLQKEIPGYEPFTPSDPDYLRKDVQPGDVLLVEGNSRISGIIKYLTQSTWSHAALYVGPIDGAVEPDGEPHVLVEAYVGDGVISAPLSKYFAYHTRVCRPVGLTYEDRHTVCRYAINRIGFGYDTKNIIDLMRYLIPMPIPQRWRRRMIALGSGDPTKMICSALIAQAFDAVRYPILPKITRAPSRRAKREILHIRDSSLYMPRDFDISPYFEIVKPTIVNGFDYTTLHWADKQKPLAEVAGEFAVFPGAITAPPLVPETADEEATQQAAAEEIVAKLGERLVVNEHFLVAEPVRNVAPRPTARRRNKVAV, encoded by the coding sequence ATGGGTATCGTGCTTGATCAGATCGGCAAGCTGATTGCCGCCTATCTCCAGAAGGAGATCCCCGGCTATGAGCCGTTCACGCCGAGCGATCCGGACTATCTGCGCAAGGACGTCCAGCCCGGCGACGTGCTGCTCGTCGAGGGCAACAGCCGCATCTCCGGCATCATCAAATACCTCACGCAGTCGACCTGGTCGCACGCCGCGCTCTATGTCGGACCGATCGACGGCGCCGTCGAGCCCGACGGCGAGCCGCACGTGCTGGTCGAGGCCTATGTCGGCGACGGCGTGATCTCGGCGCCGCTGTCGAAATATTTCGCCTATCACACCCGTGTGTGCCGTCCGGTCGGCCTGACCTATGAGGACCGGCACACGGTGTGCCGCTACGCCATCAATCGCATCGGCTTCGGCTACGACACCAAGAACATCATCGACCTGATGCGCTATCTGATCCCGATGCCGATTCCGCAACGCTGGCGGCGGCGCATGATCGCGCTGGGCTCGGGTGATCCGACCAAGATGATCTGCTCGGCGCTGATCGCGCAGGCCTTCGATGCGGTGCGCTACCCGATCCTGCCCAAGATCACGCGGGCGCCATCGCGGCGCGCCAAGCGCGAGATCCTGCACATCCGTGATTCCTCGCTCTACATGCCGCGCGACTTCGACATCTCGCCCTATTTCGAGATCGTCAAGCCGACCATCGTCAATGGATTCGACTACACGACCCTGCATTGGGCCGACAAGCAGAAGCCGCTCGCGGAGGTAGCGGGCGAGTTCGCCGTGTTTCCAGGAGCCATCACAGCGCCGCCGCTCGTTCCTGAGACGGCTGACGAAGAGGCGACGCAGCAGGCTGCGGCTGAGGAAATAGTTGCGAAGCTCGGCGAACGGCTCGTGGTCAACGAGCATTTTCTCGTCGCCGAGCCGGTACGAAACGTCGCGCCACGTCCGACCGCACGCCGCCGCAACAAGGTGGCGGTCTGA